The Zestosphaera sp. genome has a window encoding:
- a CDS encoding CBS domain-containing protein, protein MDSLILVSEVASKDFLKVSKNESLISLVKEMRKKSTDRAVIYRDEVPEGIVTKKDIITKVAMSKTKRYPVSVLHVSSVMSYPLITVKRDMPLSKAARIMIDKNISSLPVKDEDIVIALLTKWDIAKALIKSPTPLSQIMTRNVVTIRDTDSILTARKLMIEEGFSSLPVLNSEGKLVGIVTLDEIVDTLVDLMEFVSDSGSKSSLKNITVRDCMRPVVPVLATEDALGTAAALMLDKRIRAVLLVDPERALQGIATLTDLTRYVASTYV, encoded by the coding sequence ATGGATTCTCTCATTCTAGTTAGTGAGGTCGCTTCTAAAGACTTCCTTAAAGTAAGCAAGAACGAATCTCTGATAAGCTTAGTTAAAGAAATGCGCAAGAAAAGTACTGACAGAGCAGTCATTTACCGTGATGAAGTCCCTGAAGGTATAGTGACTAAGAAAGACATAATAACTAAAGTCGCTATGAGTAAGACTAAGAGATACCCTGTGTCAGTACTCCACGTCTCTTCAGTAATGAGTTATCCTTTAATAACTGTAAAGAGAGACATGCCCCTATCTAAGGCTGCTAGAATAATGATTGACAAAAACATAAGTAGTCTTCCAGTAAAAGACGAAGACATCGTCATCGCGTTACTAACTAAGTGGGACATCGCCAAAGCATTAATTAAGTCTCCTACTCCACTCTCTCAAATCATGACACGCAATGTAGTAACTATAAGAGACACTGACTCAATACTTACAGCCAGAAAATTAATGATTGAAGAAGGGTTCTCATCCTTGCCCGTCCTAAACAGTGAGGGTAAGTTAGTAGGTATTGTGACACTAGATGAGATAGTTGACACGTTAGTTGATTTAATGGAGTTCGTTAGCGACTCAGGCTCTAAGAGCTCACTAAAAAACATAACTGTGAGGGACTGCATGAGGCCTGTAGTGCCTGTTCTCGCGACAGAAGATGCTCTCGGGACTGCCGCAGCCTTAATGCTTGATAAGAGAATAAGAGCGGTTCTGCTAGTAGATCCTGAAAGAGCCTTACAAGGAATAGCTACTTTAACTGATTTGACGCGCTACGTCGCTAGCACGTACGTGTAA
- the rqcH gene encoding ribosome rescue protein RqcH, which produces MSSEHVKVKKSLSSLDVAVIVKELSELIVNSRIDNVFRVGDNSLLLKLVLSEGKHAHLIIEGGARVSLTTHPGVGESAGRVPLFRRYLREGIISGIAQHMFERIIIFEVRGRESLKLIAELLPRGIIAVVNSEGRVLVSTKDLDTKDRSVRPGVPYVFPPVFPDIRRVSREEFLRLLRVEREVGRALVKVFGVPPEIINEVLDESLRKTPPSMLSDEELTSVHDLIKAFIEKVVGKPEPVIVVCDDHYVSFHPFQPRRLESSCKTTSFRFFNEAVDEFFQSLKSGVAESVEEIEERDKTSVMLSKVREDYDKMLKTREDLAEFIKLIQENYDFLESIWACVLSKVKKSGWESVTSCGVTRYDKASGTYEVVLHEKTLVFSILKDFKSQYFDLVKKLRNLEDKIRRTEEVLKSLEERLRVIDSIIKKKSERIPVSRSFQWYHAYHWVVTRNGFLAIGGRDAGQNEKIVRKFMKDKDIFMHADLHGAPVFLVFTEGREVPEEDLSDVAVLAASYSKAWREKLQTIDVFWVYGSQVSTAAPAGQYLPKGSFMIYGKKNYIKNVKLKISLGIQIRDDKYYELVSGPPELLKSRCQALITLEPGETKPEIIAKEFIELLRGTKYLVRDLRVDDITRYIPGSSTITEKIVVN; this is translated from the coding sequence ATGAGCTCAGAACACGTGAAGGTTAAGAAGTCCTTAAGTTCTCTTGATGTCGCAGTAATAGTTAAGGAGTTAAGTGAGTTGATAGTTAATTCTAGAATAGATAATGTTTTTCGAGTAGGTGATAATTCCTTACTTCTTAAGTTAGTTCTCAGTGAAGGGAAACATGCACACCTCATTATTGAGGGGGGTGCTAGAGTATCTCTAACTACGCATCCTGGCGTAGGCGAATCAGCTGGTAGGGTACCGCTTTTCAGGCGTTACTTAAGAGAGGGAATTATTTCAGGTATTGCTCAACACATGTTTGAGAGGATAATAATATTCGAGGTTAGAGGGCGTGAGAGTCTGAAATTAATAGCTGAGTTACTACCACGTGGCATAATAGCTGTAGTCAATTCCGAAGGTAGAGTTCTAGTTAGTACTAAAGATCTTGATACTAAAGACAGGAGCGTCAGGCCGGGAGTCCCCTACGTTTTCCCCCCAGTTTTCCCAGATATAAGAAGAGTTAGTAGAGAAGAGTTTCTTAGATTATTACGTGTGGAGAGAGAAGTAGGAAGGGCTCTGGTCAAGGTCTTTGGAGTACCTCCGGAAATCATTAACGAAGTTCTAGACGAATCGCTTAGGAAGACTCCCCCTTCTATGTTAAGCGATGAAGAATTAACGAGTGTCCACGACTTAATCAAAGCTTTCATAGAGAAAGTCGTGGGGAAGCCTGAGCCCGTTATAGTCGTGTGTGACGACCATTATGTTTCGTTTCACCCGTTCCAGCCTAGGAGACTTGAGAGCTCATGTAAAACAACTTCTTTCAGGTTTTTTAACGAGGCTGTAGACGAGTTCTTTCAATCTCTCAAGAGTGGGGTTGCTGAGTCTGTTGAAGAAATTGAAGAGAGAGACAAGACTAGCGTCATGTTGAGTAAGGTCAGAGAAGATTATGATAAGATGCTTAAAACTCGGGAAGATCTGGCTGAGTTTATTAAGTTGATTCAGGAAAACTATGATTTCCTAGAGAGTATTTGGGCTTGTGTGTTGAGTAAGGTCAAGAAGAGTGGGTGGGAATCAGTAACCTCATGTGGCGTCACGAGATATGATAAAGCCTCCGGGACTTACGAAGTAGTCCTTCATGAAAAGACACTTGTTTTTAGTATACTCAAAGATTTCAAGTCACAATATTTCGATTTAGTAAAGAAGTTGAGGAATTTAGAAGACAAGATCAGAAGGACTGAGGAAGTTCTTAAGAGTCTCGAAGAAAGATTGCGCGTGATAGACTCTATAATTAAAAAGAAGTCAGAGAGAATTCCTGTGTCGAGATCTTTCCAGTGGTATCACGCGTATCACTGGGTAGTTACGAGAAACGGCTTCCTCGCTATAGGCGGGAGAGACGCAGGGCAAAACGAGAAAATTGTTCGGAAATTCATGAAAGATAAAGACATATTCATGCACGCAGACTTGCACGGAGCTCCAGTATTTCTAGTGTTTACTGAAGGTCGTGAAGTGCCTGAGGAAGACTTAAGTGACGTAGCCGTTTTAGCAGCTTCCTACAGCAAAGCTTGGAGAGAGAAGTTACAGACAATAGATGTTTTCTGGGTATATGGTTCGCAAGTAAGTACAGCCGCGCCAGCAGGTCAGTACTTACCTAAAGGCTCTTTCATGATATACGGCAAGAAAAACTACATCAAAAACGTCAAGCTGAAAATCTCATTAGGTATCCAAATCCGTGACGACAAGTATTACGAACTAGTTTCTGGACCTCCCGAACTCTTAAAGAGTAGATGTCAAGCATTAATAACTTTAGAGCCTGGCGAGACCAAGCCAGAAATCATAGCAAAAGAATTTATTGAGTTATTACGGGGAACCAAATACTTAGTGAGAGACCTCAGAGTAGACGATATAACTAGGTATATACCGGGCTCCTCAACTATCACTGAAAAAATTGTGGTAAATTAA
- a CDS encoding CBS domain-containing protein has product MKVRSFAQFNYPKISSETPLTRARAIMRDLSLRLLPVVKEGDFLEGILRREHVLSISSTKSDIAVSQVMENPLLVFKTGEDALKAFKIMLEFDEWYVPVINENTGKYLGVLSIDSFLRAMLVRDIKVHEKQISEIMTTKVEYVVPEDYVSRVWRKMITFKYAGFPVVREKDLVVVGIITQHDLLRKGYTRIELESESGPRLGPRVKEAMTTPAITLKPYNRVRDALNLMVRNDFGRIPIVNDSNSLVGIVDRSDLCKCYLGGDKPD; this is encoded by the coding sequence TTGAAAGTTAGATCATTTGCTCAATTTAATTATCCTAAAATATCTTCTGAGACTCCGCTCACGCGAGCTAGAGCAATTATGCGTGACTTAAGCCTCAGGCTACTCCCAGTAGTTAAGGAGGGTGACTTTCTTGAAGGCATTCTGCGTAGGGAGCATGTACTAAGCATATCTTCTACTAAGTCTGATATAGCGGTCTCGCAAGTTATGGAGAACCCTCTTCTCGTCTTTAAGACCGGGGAAGACGCGCTTAAAGCTTTTAAGATTATGCTCGAGTTCGACGAGTGGTACGTGCCCGTAATCAATGAGAATACTGGGAAGTATTTAGGGGTTTTATCGATTGATTCCTTCTTACGCGCGATGCTGGTGAGGGACATTAAAGTACATGAAAAGCAGATTTCCGAAATCATGACTACCAAAGTTGAGTATGTCGTCCCAGAAGACTACGTTAGCAGAGTCTGGAGAAAAATGATAACTTTTAAGTATGCTGGCTTCCCAGTAGTTAGAGAGAAAGACTTAGTAGTGGTTGGTATAATAACACAGCACGACTTACTTAGGAAGGGCTATACTAGGATAGAGCTAGAGTCTGAGTCAGGGCCTAGACTAGGTCCTCGCGTTAAGGAAGCTATGACTACCCCCGCAATAACCCTAAAGCCATATAACAGGGTTCGTGACGCTCTCAACTTAATGGTTAGAAATGACTTCGGCAGAATACCTATAGTTAACGACTCTAATTCTCTAGTAGGCATAGTAGATAGGAGTGACTTATGTAAGTGTTATTTAGGAGGTGATAAACCTGATTAA
- a CDS encoding CBS domain-containing protein, protein MPPRVTSYMSTPVITAKKNDNLAHIRNLMIRHKIGKVVITEEDGETIYGIISKSDFVRILYNRKKYIKPLEMLFAYEIATTPVLAVRDNRTIKAVAQIMVKRNIGSLLVLDKDQKLIGIVTKADLVRAYAEKYHGIYKVGDFMNRNPPTASLSHSIFYVIDLMSESGVGKVVVVDKGKPIGVITKSDVMFLNIEGLLSVSRVKFVKKRGISGRGFESVVRIYSLPIAGDVMTPNPITVKPTEDLAIAADVMTKNRIGTLPVVDDEGNLVGLLSKQDILNALRQV, encoded by the coding sequence GTGCCTCCTAGAGTAACGTCGTATATGAGTACTCCAGTAATAACGGCTAAAAAGAATGATAATCTAGCTCACATTAGGAACCTGATGATTAGACATAAGATAGGTAAAGTAGTCATAACGGAAGAAGATGGAGAGACCATATACGGAATAATAAGTAAAAGCGACTTTGTGAGGATTCTTTACAACCGCAAGAAATACATAAAACCTCTTGAAATGTTATTTGCTTATGAAATCGCTACGACGCCTGTCTTAGCAGTTAGAGATAATAGGACTATTAAGGCAGTAGCGCAGATCATGGTTAAAAGAAACATAGGCTCTCTCTTAGTTCTAGATAAGGACCAGAAGCTAATAGGCATAGTAACTAAGGCTGATCTCGTGAGGGCATACGCTGAAAAATATCATGGGATATATAAAGTAGGAGATTTCATGAATAGAAATCCGCCGACAGCCTCATTATCTCACTCCATATTCTACGTCATAGATTTAATGAGTGAGAGCGGTGTCGGCAAAGTAGTTGTGGTAGATAAGGGGAAGCCTATTGGTGTAATAACTAAGTCTGATGTGATGTTCTTAAATATTGAGGGGCTACTAAGCGTTAGTAGAGTTAAGTTCGTCAAGAAACGAGGCATTAGTGGCCGGGGGTTTGAGAGCGTTGTGCGCATATACTCACTCCCTATAGCTGGTGACGTGATGACTCCTAACCCTATCACGGTTAAGCCTACGGAAGACCTGGCAATAGCTGCTGACGTAATGACTAAAAACAGGATAGGTACTTTACCGGTAGTTGATGATGAGGGCAACTTAGTGGGTTTATTGAGCAAGCAAGACATACTAAACGCTTTACGGCAGGTGTAA
- a CDS encoding CBS domain-containing protein, which produces MINLIKAYTPRRLREKNRWLRSDGRPNFKDRLFSREPELSPLMRRDVPPINTLATVLRACELMSSHNTRLIAVISGKGNVVGVVTAMDMIDYLGGGSKHGLVSVSGFETIHEVLNLSVGRIMNEKPVYVDVNTPLYKVLELMVNYGLGAVPVTKEDGSYVGVLTELEIMKYLSVKYVGIPVHKVMTREVLSTNSSTSLEEAMWMMVSLGVRRLPVIDDDKLKGMLTWKDIIDLIGTHKIYEILRYGLLREFKSLRVSDVMSTSVDVVSPYTDLGEVASIISRTATSSLLVVEGGVVVGIITERDVIYGLVVS; this is translated from the coding sequence GTGATAAACCTGATTAAAGCGTACACGCCTCGCAGGTTACGTGAGAAGAACAGGTGGTTAAGAAGTGATGGTAGGCCAAACTTCAAAGACAGGCTATTCTCTAGAGAGCCTGAGTTAAGTCCTTTGATGAGGAGAGATGTGCCACCAATCAACACGCTAGCCACAGTTCTCAGGGCTTGCGAGCTGATGAGCTCTCACAACACGCGCTTAATAGCTGTTATCTCAGGTAAGGGGAACGTAGTCGGCGTTGTCACGGCTATGGATATGATAGACTATCTCGGGGGCGGGTCTAAACACGGCTTGGTGAGCGTCTCGGGTTTTGAAACAATACATGAGGTCCTTAACTTGAGTGTGGGGAGGATAATGAACGAGAAGCCGGTTTACGTTGATGTTAACACACCTCTCTATAAAGTGCTCGAGTTGATGGTTAACTACGGACTGGGTGCAGTACCCGTAACTAAAGAAGACGGTTCCTACGTAGGAGTACTGACAGAGCTTGAGATAATGAAGTACCTCTCCGTCAAGTATGTAGGAATACCAGTTCATAAGGTCATGACCAGAGAAGTTCTCTCAACTAATTCTAGCACGTCCTTAGAGGAGGCTATGTGGATGATGGTATCATTAGGGGTTAGGAGATTGCCTGTCATAGACGACGACAAGCTTAAGGGTATGTTGACTTGGAAAGACATTATAGACTTAATAGGTACGCACAAAATCTACGAGATACTTAGGTACGGCTTATTAAGAGAATTTAAGTCCTTAAGAGTTTCTGACGTGATGAGTACGAGTGTTGATGTAGTGAGCCCTTATACAGACTTAGGTGAGGTTGCTTCTATAATATCGAGAACAGCCACCTCATCACTCCTAGTAGTAGAAGGGGGTGTTGTAGTAGGTATAATAACTGAAAGAGATGTTATTTATGGGTTGGTGGTGAGTTAG